One window of the Cucurbita pepo subsp. pepo cultivar mu-cu-16 unplaced genomic scaffold, ASM280686v2 Cp4.1_scaffold001091, whole genome shotgun sequence genome contains the following:
- the LOC111786145 gene encoding oligopeptide transporter 4-like produces the protein MKEHVLISIFANAGTAFGGGSAYAVGIVNIIKAFYRRNISFLAAWLLIVTTQVLGYGWAGLLRKYVVEPAHMWWPSTLVQVSLFRALHEKEDCRMSRGKFFLIALICSFSWYVIPGYLFPTLTSISWVCWAFPRSVTAQQLGSGMKGLGLGAFTLDWSAVSSFLYSPLISPFFSIVNVFVGYTLIIYIAVPIAYWGFNLYNASTFPIFSSKLFTAQGQLYNITAIVNDKFELDLAKYEEHGQIHLSMFFALTYGFGFATVAATLTHVGFFYGRYGSSIIELD, from the exons ATGAAGGAGCACGTTCTGATATCGATATTCGCAAATGCCGGGACCGCCTTTGGCGGCGGCTCGGCTTACGCCGTCGGAATTGTAAATATTATCAAGGCGTTTTACCGCCGCAACATCTCGTTTCTCGCGGCTTGGCTTCTCATCGTCACTACTCAG GTGTTGGGTTATGGTTGGGCTGGGCTTTTGCGAAAATACGTTGTCGAGCCGGCCCACATGTGGTGGCCCAGTACACTCGTTCAGGTCTCCCTCTTCCG GGCTTTGCATGAAAAAGAAGACTGTCGGATGTCAAGAGGAAAATTCTTCTTAATAGCATTAATTTGTAGCTTCTCATGGTATGTAATCCCAGGCTACCTGTTCCCCACCCTGACAAGCATCTCTTGGGTGTGTTGGGCCTTCCCCCGCTCAGTGACAGCTCAACAGCTTGGGTCAGGCATGAAAGGCCTTGGCCTTGGGGCCTTCACCCTTGACTGGTCGGCTGTGTCCTCCTTCTTGTACAGCCCTCTCATTAGCCCTTTCTTCTCCATTGTCAATGTCTTTGTGGGCTACACTTTGATCATCTACATTGCTGTCCCCATTGCATATTGGGGCTTTAACCTCTACAATGCTTCCACTTTCCCCATCTTTTCCTCTAAATTGTTCACTGCTCAAGGTCAGCTTTATAACATCACTGCCATTGTTAATGACAAGTTTGAGCTTGATTTGGCTAAGTACGAGGAGCATGGACAGATTCATTTGAGCATGTTTTTTGCTCTCACTTATGGCTTTGGGTTTGCCACTGTGGCTGCTACTCTCACTCATGTTGGTTTCTTCTATGGAAGGTATGGATCTTCAATAATCGAACTTGATTAG